A genomic stretch from Rubripirellula reticaptiva includes:
- a CDS encoding purine-nucleoside phosphorylase produces MNPQTAADFIRSITDLKPQVAIILGSGLGGLADKIDSPVIIAFDRIPGFGTSTASGHRGQLVFGSIESVPVVAMAGRFHRYEGWSNDDVAFPVDVMNTVGASHLIVSNAAGGVSLKFRVGDIVVLQDHINFMSGVFASDQGAPEKFAAPGCFNRPAMTYDAAMSQAAFEAAIESGFDCYPGTYLATFGPTYETRAEYRMMRRIGADVVGMSTVPEVLAASRLGMRILGLSMVSNVANPDKAVKASHDEVLEAGRAAEVKMEAIVRKVLQQISSSPLQSPPV; encoded by the coding sequence ATGAACCCGCAAACCGCTGCCGACTTCATCCGCTCGATCACGGATTTGAAGCCCCAAGTCGCCATTATTCTTGGCAGCGGCTTGGGCGGATTGGCGGATAAGATCGACTCGCCCGTTATTATCGCTTTTGACCGGATCCCCGGTTTCGGAACGTCAACGGCTAGTGGTCATCGCGGACAACTGGTGTTTGGATCAATCGAGTCGGTTCCGGTGGTCGCGATGGCAGGGCGATTTCATCGATACGAAGGCTGGTCGAACGACGATGTCGCGTTTCCAGTCGATGTTATGAACACGGTCGGCGCGTCGCACTTGATCGTGTCGAATGCTGCCGGCGGCGTCAGTCTAAAATTTCGCGTCGGCGATATTGTCGTTCTGCAAGATCACATTAATTTTATGTCGGGCGTGTTTGCTAGCGATCAGGGGGCACCTGAAAAGTTCGCAGCGCCTGGGTGTTTCAATCGACCGGCGATGACGTACGACGCGGCGATGTCGCAGGCGGCGTTCGAAGCTGCCATCGAATCCGGGTTCGATTGCTATCCGGGTACCTATCTTGCCACGTTTGGGCCGACCTACGAAACGCGAGCGGAATACCGGATGATGCGGCGGATCGGTGCCGATGTCGTTGGAATGAGCACCGTGCCGGAAGTGCTGGCCGCGTCGCGGTTGGGAATGCGAATTCTCGGCCTTTCGATGGTCAGCAACGTCGCAAACCCCGACAAAGCCGTAAAAGCTAGCCATGACGAAGTGCTAGAGGCGGGAAGGGCTGCAGAGGTTAAGATGGAAGCGATCGTTCGTAAAGTCTTGCAACAGATCAGCTCTTCTCCTCTTCAATCACCGCCCGTCTAA
- a CDS encoding tributyrin esterase, whose amino-acid sequence MTELDNDSLRHEILSVAVSPDDEKLTQVQILGACGQDHAMMRIDHPVRLQVDGPLGDYAFAWCADLDVRLTGSVGHGVAEGLNSGAVRVRGNAGVGAGTAMSGGTLAIYGSANDRCGAAMRGGNIFVRGNVGDECGVGALGGMIVIGGDAGLRLGDAMSNVTVFIRGRAKTLADGVVEAPLRKREQLRLGLLLINASIRGDAKEFRRIVPEAMLQAEEASRGEVNPNWR is encoded by the coding sequence ATGACAGAACTAGATAACGATTCGCTTCGTCATGAGATACTTTCGGTCGCAGTTTCACCGGATGATGAAAAACTAACCCAAGTACAAATCTTAGGCGCATGCGGCCAGGATCACGCCATGATGCGGATTGATCACCCTGTGCGATTGCAGGTCGATGGTCCGCTTGGCGATTACGCGTTCGCGTGGTGTGCCGACCTGGACGTGCGTTTGACCGGTTCGGTCGGCCATGGTGTCGCCGAGGGTCTGAACAGTGGCGCCGTTCGAGTTCGTGGCAACGCCGGTGTCGGAGCTGGTACGGCGATGTCAGGCGGTACTTTGGCGATCTACGGATCGGCCAACGATCGCTGCGGCGCCGCGATGCGGGGCGGCAACATCTTTGTTCGCGGAAATGTTGGCGACGAATGTGGTGTCGGTGCCCTTGGCGGAATGATTGTCATTGGTGGTGACGCAGGTCTTCGGCTCGGCGATGCGATGAGCAACGTCACCGTGTTCATTCGTGGACGCGCAAAAACACTTGCCGATGGCGTCGTCGAAGCACCGCTGCGTAAACGCGAGCAATTGCGACTCGGTCTACTATTGATCAATGCTTCGATTCGTGGCGATGCCAAAGAGTTTCGACGGATCGTTCCCGAAGCGATGCTGCAGGCGGAAGAAGCGAGTCGCGGCGAAGTCAATCCGAACTGGCGTTAA
- a CDS encoding purine-nucleoside phosphorylase, with protein sequence MLDLYDKIQEAAASIRGQFNTVPKVGIILGTGLGNIVEEIEIEATIEYGDIPHFPTSTATSHRGRLVCGKLAGVPVIVMEGRFHMYEGYPLKQITLPVRVFKELGCELMIVSNACGGLNPYYSNGDIMVIEDQINLMGDNPLIGINDDRLGPRFPDMCECYDPTWVDRVISIGRDQGQGLHKGVFVAVAGPNLETRAEYRFLRTIGADVVGMSTVPETIVAVHCGLKTIGLSVITDMCLADALKPANVEEIIATANEAAPRLVAVVKGIVAEAGQTRIA encoded by the coding sequence ATGCTTGACCTCTACGACAAAATCCAAGAAGCCGCCGCATCGATCCGTGGGCAATTCAACACGGTCCCCAAAGTTGGCATCATTTTGGGTACCGGCCTTGGCAACATCGTTGAAGAAATCGAAATCGAAGCCACCATCGAATACGGTGACATTCCCCACTTTCCAACTTCGACGGCTACCAGCCACCGCGGCCGATTGGTGTGCGGCAAACTCGCTGGGGTTCCGGTGATCGTGATGGAAGGTCGCTTTCACATGTACGAAGGCTACCCGCTAAAGCAGATCACTTTGCCGGTTCGCGTCTTCAAAGAACTTGGCTGCGAGTTGATGATCGTCAGCAATGCCTGCGGTGGTTTGAACCCATATTACAGCAACGGTGACATCATGGTGATTGAAGACCAAATCAACCTGATGGGCGACAACCCCTTGATCGGAATCAACGACGATCGCCTGGGACCGCGCTTCCCAGACATGTGCGAATGCTATGACCCGACCTGGGTCGACCGTGTGATCAGCATCGGTCGTGACCAAGGGCAAGGATTGCACAAGGGAGTCTTCGTCGCAGTCGCCGGACCGAACTTGGAAACGCGAGCCGAGTATCGTTTCTTGCGAACGATCGGCGCTGATGTGGTCGGGATGAGCACGGTACCGGAAACGATTGTTGCCGTTCACTGCGGACTCAAGACGATCGGTCTAAGCGTGATCACGGACATGTGCTTGGCTGACGCGCTCAAGCCAGCCAATGTCGAAGAAATCATCGCCACCGCTAACGAAGCCGCGCCGCGATTGGTAGCAGTCGTCAAGGGCATCGTTGCCGAAGCCGGCCAAACTAGAATTGCCTAA
- a CDS encoding DUF1501 domain-containing protein, with translation MMVSRKPNRREWMGSVAASSLASRSMVASSLMMPGVVAELLASEAGNDPTQPRPTHFPAKAKNVIMIFATGGVSHIDTFDPKSNKNGRDGSGKDKLMGNLFGSKRNDRCGTEVSNLFPHVRDVMDDVCLIRSMKASHFDHSEATLGMHTGSPTFARPSMGSWVSYGLGTENQNLPSFIVIAPHLPYGGTQVYASDFLPAFHQGTRVIPGNNPIGNLKSPGESGKLQDLEFELVDQFNRKHLGDRPHDSALAARMKSFRTAFNMQQSAPEAFDLSSEPEHIRKLYGIDRKTKGPGADFAWQCLVARRLAQRGVRFIELIDTGSRPNWDSHGDMNEHKDLANNVDQPTAALITDLKQQGMLDETMVVWATEFGRTPTKEGNKGRGHHRDCFSVWVAGGGFKGGHVHGETDDIGKYSVTQSVEVHDLHATLLHQMGIDHERLTFRHAGRDFRLTDVHGNVMTELLS, from the coding sequence ATGATGGTGAGTAGAAAACCCAATCGTCGCGAGTGGATGGGATCTGTCGCAGCGTCCAGCCTGGCCAGTCGATCAATGGTCGCCAGTTCGCTGATGATGCCGGGTGTTGTCGCCGAACTGCTTGCCTCGGAAGCGGGCAATGATCCAACCCAGCCTCGACCAACTCACTTTCCCGCCAAGGCGAAGAACGTCATTATGATTTTCGCGACCGGCGGCGTGTCGCACATCGATACGTTCGATCCAAAATCGAACAAGAATGGCCGTGACGGTAGCGGCAAGGACAAATTGATGGGCAACTTGTTCGGATCAAAACGAAACGATCGCTGCGGCACCGAGGTCAGCAATCTGTTCCCGCATGTTCGCGACGTGATGGATGATGTTTGCTTGATCCGATCAATGAAGGCGTCACACTTTGATCATTCCGAAGCCACCCTAGGAATGCACACAGGATCGCCAACGTTTGCGAGGCCCAGCATGGGTTCGTGGGTCAGCTATGGACTGGGGACCGAAAACCAAAACTTGCCAAGCTTCATCGTCATCGCACCGCATCTGCCGTACGGTGGTACTCAGGTCTATGCGAGCGACTTTTTGCCGGCGTTCCATCAGGGAACACGTGTTATTCCAGGTAACAATCCAATCGGCAACTTAAAATCGCCGGGCGAAAGCGGGAAACTGCAGGATCTAGAATTCGAGTTGGTTGACCAATTCAATCGCAAACATCTTGGCGACCGACCACACGATTCGGCTTTGGCGGCCCGGATGAAGTCGTTTCGAACAGCGTTCAACATGCAACAGTCTGCACCGGAGGCGTTTGATTTATCGAGCGAACCGGAACACATCCGCAAATTGTATGGAATCGATCGCAAGACCAAGGGACCGGGCGCCGACTTTGCGTGGCAATGCTTGGTCGCCCGCCGTTTGGCACAGCGGGGCGTTCGCTTCATCGAATTAATTGACACCGGATCGCGACCAAATTGGGATTCGCATGGCGACATGAACGAGCACAAAGATTTGGCGAATAATGTCGACCAACCGACCGCGGCTTTGATCACGGATCTAAAACAACAAGGAATGCTGGACGAGACAATGGTGGTTTGGGCAACAGAGTTTGGACGCACGCCCACCAAAGAAGGCAATAAAGGTCGCGGGCACCATCGGGATTGCTTTAGCGTTTGGGTGGCTGGCGGCGGATTCAAAGGCGGCCACGTTCATGGCGAGACGGATGACATCGGAAAGTATTCGGTGACCCAGTCCGTTGAAGTCCATGATCTGCACGCGACGTTGTTGCATCAGATGGGTATCGACCACGAGCGGCTAACGTTCCGTCACGCGGGGCGAGACTTTCGGCTTACGGACGTTCATGGAAACGTGATGACCGAATTGTTGTCATAG
- a CDS encoding O-fucosyltransferase family protein, protein MKMSILCVLERKCAVDAKAGVLQSRSQTALRTISVAVFPGSLLPSPTSASTAPETSMIVIARNFGQLGNRLLLSANLIAAAREHGVQLLNPSFAGYAQYFESTANDLWCRFPVAESANQASGPPSPALRTTLYKAVYLSGRTLSHLRMTKFPFHIIRITDEQRYDLRSPEFIRKAQGRRPVLVSGWKFDAGKLLHKHADTVRQFYRIRTEHQQRIDELMRRVRAQGNHVVGVHIRQGDYAKFQNGRYFYSIDQYVAAMKRIRNQFSDRQVVFLVCGNVPLGDKDFGDLNVCLGTGQIIEDMYSLAACDTLVGPPSTYTGWASFYGRVPFRWMESVDEAFNVIDPPYLVGADNAQPMACAA, encoded by the coding sequence ATGAAAATGTCAATTCTGTGCGTGCTAGAACGCAAGTGCGCCGTCGACGCTAAGGCTGGTGTACTCCAAAGCCGAAGCCAAACTGCGCTGCGCACAATCAGCGTTGCCGTGTTTCCCGGTTCGTTGCTACCCTCGCCAACGTCTGCATCGACCGCACCGGAAACGTCCATGATCGTCATCGCTCGAAACTTTGGCCAACTCGGCAACCGACTCCTGTTGTCCGCCAACCTAATCGCGGCTGCGCGCGAACACGGCGTGCAGTTGTTGAACCCGTCGTTTGCTGGATACGCCCAATACTTTGAATCGACCGCTAACGATTTGTGGTGCCGATTCCCCGTCGCCGAATCTGCTAACCAAGCTTCAGGCCCACCATCGCCAGCACTGCGCACCACGCTGTACAAAGCCGTCTACTTGTCCGGCCGAACGCTTTCGCACTTGCGCATGACGAAGTTTCCGTTTCACATCATTCGTATCACCGATGAACAGCGGTACGATTTGCGAAGTCCCGAATTCATACGCAAAGCCCAAGGCCGCCGGCCTGTCCTGGTCAGTGGTTGGAAGTTTGACGCGGGCAAACTGCTGCATAAACACGCCGACACCGTTCGCCAGTTCTATCGCATTCGAACCGAGCACCAGCAACGCATCGATGAATTGATGCGCCGCGTGCGTGCACAGGGCAACCATGTGGTCGGAGTACACATTCGCCAAGGCGACTACGCCAAGTTTCAAAACGGCCGATACTTTTATTCAATCGATCAATACGTCGCGGCGATGAAACGCATCCGCAATCAATTTTCGGATCGCCAAGTGGTGTTCTTGGTGTGTGGGAATGTGCCGCTGGGCGACAAAGACTTTGGTGACTTGAACGTTTGTCTGGGTACCGGGCAGATTATCGAAGACATGTATTCGCTGGCTGCCTGTGACACATTGGTCGGGCCGCCCAGCACGTACACCGGTTGGGCTTCGTTCTATGGACGTGTGCCATTTCGGTGGATGGAATCGGTCGATGAAGCATTCAACGTAATTGATCCACCGTATTTGGTTGGTGCCGACAATGCACAACCGATGGCTTGCGCGGCCTGA
- a CDS encoding glycosyltransferase, producing the protein MRINHFNSLLDGGAATAARRLHAELLKSGVDSRFHYSPSQLRRPEFDASFGQTRWQRQGLAARAISYATFRKRRQALKRLTRMRPDGEEVFTSPYGAPYTAWNRTDCEAEILQLHWVAKFLDYPSFFGSLDPGQPVVWTLHDMNAFTGGCHFSDGCDRFKTGCGGCPQLPSQSDSVVTINDASRLYFQVKQASLVGANLHVVAPSRWLCEAAKSSPMFAGAGSISHIPYGVPVDDFYPMDRLEARARLGIDPNTTLFCFGAMDVKSRRKGSLPMLEALSQIADLPNVEGLVFGNGDLPESDLPRPPIHHVGAVHGLLALRTVYSAADVFVLPSLEDNLPLSGLEAMACGTPIVGFDVGGIPDYVRPGKTGLLARAADSEDLGKKLRTMIMDPATIAEQGLRARRLIESEFGASREAAAYRALYAALLETASASRSMAA; encoded by the coding sequence GTGCGTATCAACCATTTCAACAGCCTTCTCGACGGCGGCGCTGCAACGGCAGCCCGTCGATTGCATGCTGAACTGTTGAAGTCCGGTGTCGACAGCCGTTTTCACTATTCACCCAGCCAACTTCGGCGACCCGAGTTCGATGCGTCCTTTGGCCAAACCCGCTGGCAACGACAGGGATTGGCTGCGCGAGCGATTTCGTACGCGACGTTTCGAAAACGACGGCAAGCACTCAAACGTTTGACCCGCATGCGACCGGATGGCGAAGAAGTCTTTACATCGCCTTACGGTGCACCGTACACGGCGTGGAACCGGACTGACTGCGAAGCCGAAATCTTGCAACTGCACTGGGTCGCTAAGTTCTTGGACTACCCCAGCTTTTTTGGTTCGCTCGACCCGGGCCAACCAGTTGTTTGGACGCTTCATGATATGAATGCGTTCACCGGCGGATGCCATTTCAGCGACGGTTGTGATCGATTCAAAACAGGCTGCGGTGGATGTCCCCAGTTGCCGTCTCAGTCCGATTCGGTCGTGACGATTAACGACGCGAGCCGCCTTTACTTTCAGGTCAAACAAGCGTCGCTGGTCGGCGCCAACTTGCATGTCGTTGCGCCGAGCCGATGGTTGTGCGAGGCGGCAAAGTCCAGCCCTATGTTCGCCGGTGCCGGATCGATCAGCCACATTCCGTATGGTGTTCCGGTCGACGATTTCTATCCCATGGATCGCTTGGAAGCTCGCGCCCGTTTGGGGATTGATCCGAACACGACGTTGTTTTGCTTTGGCGCGATGGACGTCAAGAGTCGTCGGAAGGGATCGCTGCCAATGCTGGAAGCGCTCTCGCAGATTGCCGATTTGCCGAATGTCGAAGGGTTGGTCTTTGGCAATGGTGATTTGCCAGAATCCGATCTCCCAAGACCGCCCATTCATCATGTCGGCGCGGTTCATGGGCTGTTAGCTCTTCGTACGGTTTATAGCGCTGCGGATGTTTTTGTGTTGCCGTCGCTCGAAGATAACTTGCCGCTCTCTGGTCTCGAGGCGATGGCGTGTGGAACGCCGATTGTCGGATTCGACGTGGGTGGAATTCCCGACTATGTACGGCCAGGCAAAACCGGCCTGTTGGCTCGGGCGGCTGATTCGGAAGACTTGGGTAAGAAACTGCGTACCATGATCATGGATCCTGCCACCATCGCCGAACAGGGTTTGCGTGCTCGGCGACTGATCGAATCTGAATTCGGCGCGTCTCGCGAAGCCGCCGCCTACCGAGCCCTCTACGCGGCTCTTCTTGAAACGGCATCGGCGTCGCGGTCGATGGCTGCCTGA